One window of Bos javanicus breed banteng chromosome 1, ARS-OSU_banteng_1.0, whole genome shotgun sequence genomic DNA carries:
- the LOC133254018 gene encoding keratin-associated protein 7-1, which yields MTRFFCCGSYFPGYPSYGTNFHRTFRATPLNCVVPLGSPLNYGYGCNGYSSLGYCFGGSNFSNLGCGYGGSCYRPWGSGSGFGYSTY from the coding sequence ATGACTCGTTTCTTCTGCTGCGGAAGCTACTTCCCAGGCTATCCTTCCTATGGAACCAATTTCCACAGGACCTTCAGAGCCACCCCCCTGAACTGCGTTGTGCCCCTTGGCTCTCCCCTGAATTATGGTTATGGATGCAATGGCTACAGCTCCCTGGGCTACTGTTTTGGTGGTAGCAACTTTAGCAACCTGGGCTGTGGCTATGGGGGCAGCTGTTATAGGCCATGGGGCTCCGGCTCTGGCTTTGGCTATAGTACCTACTGA